From Rhododendron vialii isolate Sample 1 chromosome 7a, ASM3025357v1:
tCCGTGAACCACCTATTTACGGAGCGGCGCAATCACAGCCGTTCATTCGTGCAATCAATGACTgagattcattttcaattttgaccgatCATAACTAATTGTTACCAGTcttaattgattttcaatccagaccgtccaaaaacactttgaatGCGTGCAATTGGCCTCCATAAAGCCTTCTTTACAAAATGGTTTGCAAAGAAGTTTTTCTGCCATAGGAAGGCCGTCGAAAATTTTTCCTTATcatgtttttccttttgaaggGATATTGTGTTTTCTTACAAAATTTCTACATACATAATACCAAACACAATCCCTAACATACATGTGGGGTCGAAACCGAttagtgtgtgtgggccccacatgtatgtgatgGGTTATGCTTGGTGTTGATTTTGGACTGTTGTATATTTACATTTTGGTTTTCTTATGGTAAGCGTGGGGTTCTCGTCTGGATTTGGTCTCGTGACTGAACCTCTTAAGTGATCTCCTGATTagcttaggctccgttccggaaaccttcttaaaaaataagtatttattttgaaacttctcattaaaaaataagaaggaccattccacaaaacccaaataaaaagttcctttcacattttcaaactcaaaaataatgtaaatggaaaaaaaaattcaaatttttttgcactgtattaaagatctcaacgagatctatcaaacaagatccatagtgataagaaaattatttgtgtaaacacatgatttttaaacttgaagttgccttaatcaaaaaataagactgttgctatgagaaTGGGCGCCGACGGAAggaaatcataccgacggccgcgctgggccgtctccggccaccagacggccgatccgagccgtccaaaaattctaaaataaaaaaccgagggggcatGCGtgagaattaacggcatccgaggtgtgtagggtacttgatccgagcaccccttttttgtgtatatgatttcacacaaaaaaggggtgctcgaatcaagcaccctacacacctcggatgccgttgattcccgcgaaggccccctcgaattttttttttagaatttttggacggctcgaatcggctgtccggtggccggagacggcccggcgcggccgtcggtacgattttcctcctcggctggtcggtacctatataaattcttccaaaataagtaccaaccttcttattttccggaacaaaGCTTCTTAtcagacaaaaaataagttcttatttcggttcCGGAACGGACCCTTAGTCCCGATGTCCTGGTCCTGCACAGGCAGCACTCGTGTTAGTGCTAAATCGGTCGAATGTGACCGGAAAGGCACTCCAAAGGTCTAATAAGGCAAGGGTGTCTACACAAGACTTTTCTTTACAACGTACTCCAAGTTCCACGAAATTAAAAAGTAGAATTAGCCTTCCACCGATATGCttattatttctcttttttattcaaaatattgcATACATTAATGAGAGGTTAGCGGAGGACTTGGTTGGATAGTCCACGCGAGGTTCAGAAATTGTCCATTTATAGCCGTGGAACCCAAACGCCTCTGACGAGGCTCGAATTCTAGCTTCCCTTATGTGAAGATCGGAAGATAACCGTTAGGTTACAAGTGTTTTGGTCAATATTCTTATTATTCTCTTTTACCTCACCAACTTTTTTAGCTCCATTCAGGGCCCACAATAGCTAATCCAAATTGTTCATTTCATTGGTTCAGTATCTAGAAACATGTTACGTATGTACGAAAATAAGATTCATTCATTATCGATAACAAATTATTCGAAGTGGACGGCTTATTATGTTTAACAATATTATATTCACTGTTTGCtttctaaaacaaaaatatcaatatttgttCGGTTATGTGAGGAACAATATtttacaaataaataaaaaacgtGATCCTGTGAGATGATAGGTACAGTTGGAATAATCtatcaaaacacaaaaatagtaaaccaaaaaaaaaaaaatcatacaaaataaataaaagtattaTCCGTAACCATTGGATATCATGCAACGGTAATCCAAGACCTGATTTAGAACGTAGCTTTCTTCAACGCCGTTAAATTAACGGAAGAACCAACCTCGACCTCAAACGAATCGTACCGTCTGAAAATCTCCACCACCAAAAGCCTCGACACCATCACCACAAAATCCTTCCCGGCACACTGCTTGTTCCCCAACGTCGGGCTCTCTGTCTCCGGCCCGTTCGACCACAGCACGTGCCTCAACAGCctctccccctcctcccccAAGAACCTACCCGGCAAGAACTCCTCGGGTCGCTCGAATATGACCGGGTCCTTCGTCGCGAACGGCTGGTACCCGAACAACATGTCGCCTTGTTTCACCTCAAACACGGCATCATGTGATTCCACCGTGAAATCCCTCTTCGCCTTCCCATACTGGAATGGTACGGGAGGGTCGATACGGAGCGACTCGTAGACCACGGATTTCATCAAGGGCATCTGTTCCATTGCAGCCATCGTCACTTCTCCGCCGTTGGATCTGATCGCTGATCGGATCTCGGTGGCTAATTTTTCATGGAGTTGGACTCCGGATTGACCGACCCATTTTAGTACGCTGGGGAAGAAGATCTTCATGCCTCCAAAGGAGTTAAAGCACGTGGCGAATAACAGGTTATGGCACGCCTCTTCTCGGGAGATTCCCATTTTCTCTGCTTCGTCGAGGATAGAACCCGATGACTCGTGGAAAAACTCGTACAATCTCTTGTAACCGGATTTTATTAGAAACGGAGGGATTGAGAAGGTGTGGAGGAAAATCTCTTCAATGAATTTGGGCAAGCCGACGGTCAAAATGGGTCCCAATTgaaaaaacacccatatggtgaTCAAATTCGGACCATCAGATCCGAGTTTGGTTTCAGCAGGATTTACCCCGTATAACGCCTTAGCGAGGAAATTGAAAGCGGCTTGATCGTTCGCGTCCCCAAAACTTGCCTTCCCTTTGGATGCTAATTCGCTCTCCACGGTATCGAAGAGTTTCGTATAGCTCGTGTGGAATTCCGGTATGATGTTCTCTCTCCTCGACTTGAGGAGAGAGAACAGGAGTTGTTTCAACTTGGCGTGCATGGGTTCGGATGGGTCGAGGTAAGAGAGGATTCGGTAGCCCCCAGTGAGCTTTGTCGAGGGCATGtaggttccggtgaagaggtcTCGTTTTTCAACTTTAGAGACGTCGAAGAGGGCGGGGAAGCTCTTGCCGTCGAGGAGAGCGACGACGTTAGGGTCGGAGGAGATGAGAGGGCCAGGTGGCATGTTGGTTTTGAAGACCGTCGATTGGTATTTCTGGATTCTGGACTTGAAAAACTCGTCTTTGCCTTGGTTGTAGAAGTAGTCGAGCCGGTCTTTGATCGGTCCGATTATGGGAAGGCCGTAGTCTCCCGGGATTTTTCGGACCGGAAGTTTGGTGGGAGGTTTTGTCggagatggtggtggttgtgtggTCGTGGCGGAGATCGGACGGACGATGTGACGGCGGGTGGATGTCATTGGTGGTGATCTTGGTGATGGGACATGGAGTTGTGGAGAAGGGAAATTTAGAGAAGTGGAAGCCATTTTAGTTTGTTGAATTGTGAGTGAAGAATGGATGGGATGCATCATGCATGTAGGTGTGTATATATAGACATTTTGGTTTGTCTTCATTTGGGCAAATAGGAGGGGtaggaaaaatgatttttaattccttactcaaaatgaaatttcaatTCTGTACGATTTGAATTTGTGATGGAAATTGTGAAAGAGACGAGAAAACAAGAGTTCAACCCCAAGGGGCTGTCACAGTAGTTAGACTTGTCTCGGCGGGGCTTATCATTCCAAAGTCGCAAGGTTCCATGGTCGATTCCTCTCAACAATATTTATCATTAAGGTCACCTTACTTCACGCAAACACGTTGGAAGAATTGTTAGAGAGGAAGAAATTAGTCTAGTTCATCGAAATACTCTTCATTATGAGGGGGACTCTTTCTCATGGATGTTGATTGCTTGTTAGCGTCACACCATCTTCCTAACACTATAACACTGACGGGTATCACAACACGTGATTTGAATTATAGAATTCACCTTAGAGCATCTTTAAGAAACGCagcaaaatcaaattcaaacaaatCTTAAATCAAcggcggagccagaattttgaATTAGTAGAGTCAAAAATTTGATCCATATGCAAGTTATTTTATCTATTTGCTAATTCAACGAAATAACTAAATTACGAGGTTAATTTAGAAGGTAGCATACCCCGGTGAATATAATTTTGCTTTATGTACAATTGACCCCAACGACGTACTTTTATATTTTGGAAAGATACATGATAATCTTACTCCATTAGTTAATAATGCTATCAACTCTCgaagaaaaaagaacttttgtaatttttatgcattttttttttttgaactgcgaAAAGATTTATTCATCGCAACAAGATATACAAAGAGATTAAAGGGAAAGAAGCAAAAGGAATAGAAAGCGAAAGGAAGCCACATTCCAGCAAACCAAACCCAGCTAAAAATCTGAAAAGTGTGTACCATATATACTTATTATATGatttattcataacatttgagtgtgtttcataacttttgttctagaactcATAACCTTTTAgtaatacgattcgtaatattttcattatgattcataacattttgatgcatctcgtaacttttatactaaaaaatcgTAACTTTTAGCAATATAATTCGTAACATTTAGAATTCGTAACTTTTACAATaaaatcgtaactttttaataatacaattcgtaatattttctctttgaatCATAATATTTTAAGGATATATAAAATATACACCCAAATAAATAGCGTGCATTCTAgcctttttgttttccaatcccCAGAATGGGGCTTAGATGAAAGGTCAAAGTTCCGTAATTTGCTTTTAGAAGTAGGAAAAGAGGAAAAGTCAATTTTCCATACGGAATAGATTTCTGAATTTTGAGTCCAGTTCGGCCTCAATGATTTGTTGCAAATTGGGTACCACACGGTTTTCGTGCAgcacattcgagccgtccaaacaATGCAATCGACGGCTTAGATTGAaatactcttctttttttttaaattcgttcGGTACCTTTCAATCCGAGCAGTTAATTGCatgtttggacggctcggatgtgctgcacggttaccaaaaaaaattctcgcaACCTGAGGTTTCTCGTTATCAAACGTGATAGGGCCACCATTTGCATGGTCTACACGAATTGTCTTCCGTTCGGTCTATTTTTGCCTGATTTCCAATTGGGTtctcaaaaaggaaaagaatggTCTACAGGAATTGTCTTCCGTTCGGTCTATTTTTGCCTGATTTCCAATTGGATTCCCAAAGATACGTGTACGTTGAGAAAAAATATGCGAAATTTCGTACAAGTAAATCCACGaaggaaatatccaagaaaccTCACATCTTACCTTCAAAGTCAATAGCGCGTGGATTAGCGCGCCTGTGAGTCTCGTTTGGTCCAGGCTCCTCCTCGACCTCAAGATCTGGTGGCGAGGCTGACGGTTCAGAAGGCGTAGGTTGTGGGTTGCGAATAACAGCAAGATGGGGGCGGTGATGAGGttagggttttctttctttgtctttctattttttcaacCATTTGGCTCGGTTTCTACCTGCTGGTCTCCCCAGTCCGGTCTGTACCGGTCTGGTGCTCTAGATCCGATGGGTGTTGGGTGGTGGGTGAATAATTTTAGTTGGGTTTTAGGTGGTTTGGCCGGAGTAGGGAGTTTCGGTGGTATGGCGACAGCAGTGGTTGTGCTCTGGGATTCTATCGGCTTCGGCAGAGGTGGTAGGTGGTGGCTAGGTCAAGGTTCTCCGTGAGCAGTTTCGGTTCTGTCTTGGTCCGTTGATGGTGGTatgttggtgtttgtttggggcTGATAGTGGTTTAGTGGTGTAACAGGGGTTGGTGGTGGTCCGATGGTGTTGGTTTGGCTGTGTAACCGTTCAGTTGGAAAAAGGCTGTTCTACGATCACCGTGGGCATAACGGCACGTTTGAATCGCGGACGGTGTGTTCAGAGCTCATTGTGTCAGCGGGGGCTTGCCTCGGAGTCTCTCCGCTGCTCTGGTTCGGGTGTTTCGGCTCTCGTCTAGATCTGGTCGGCGACCTTTGTAGATTAGTCCATGAGAGCAGTTAGGTTGTAGTTGATATTGTTGTTGTTTGCCTTCAAATTTCAGTGGTGCTTAGATTTTAGGGTTTGAGCTGTGGATCTTTTAGGTCTTCTATTATCTAGATCTAGAAGATCTTTTAAGTCTTCTATTATCTAGATCTAGATTGGTTCTTATGTACCGACGATTTCGTTGGATCTGCTTCAGCAGTAGGTGCCTGAGATTGAAGTTTAGGTAGCTCTAGTTATTTTCTGTATCTTTTCTGGAATCTGTATTGCCCAATGGGCTtgtgacattttcaaaaaaaaaatcatgaaggAAACAATGTAACTACAGCAAATATAATCCAAATGTgaaaatcacaaaccaaacgaATACAAGAAATTTTTATGTGGTTCCCTCAAAACTAGAGGTACATCCACAAGAGCAGAATCCGATTATACTATCAACAAATGTTCTTACAAATGGATTTACAAAGAGATTAAGATCTCACAAACACCTTAAGGTGTATCTAACAAACTTCAACAACAAAGAGGAAAGACCTCACCAAATTAGTTGAaccaaaaccctccaaaaaCAGCCGGAATGGAGAGCCTCAAACTGGAACAAATCTGCCCCAAAAGCAGCGCACAAAACAGCCCCAAATATTGCATAAGCTGTCGCTGAAATAATTCTTCAATAGCTCCAAGAGAGATTGAGAAAATGGCAGCCCCAATTAATTCTCTTACCCACCGAAACACAGTCAACCCTctcggtttttcttttttctttttccagatAACAAAGCCAATAAGCTTCTAATAGAAGCTTAgggcccgttcggacaaataagccacagtggcttattttttatccctattcaaatttttttcgtatcagttggcttattatcatttttttggggattattgcattttcacgacaagaggaatctaaaaagtaaaaaattttgaccgaaatccatttttttttgaataaaaacgaaaaaattggcttattgatttactttcgtctttattaaaaaaaattggatttcggtcaaaattttttactttttagattcctcttgtcgtggggatgcaataatcccccaaaaaatgacaataagccaagtgatacgaaaaaaattttaataaggacaaaaaataagccattttggcttatttgtccgaacacccctaCTAGTCTCACTAAAGAGCATGTGCCAATCATGTGCTTCAAAGTGTGTAGAATATTTCAAAAACTTGTTTACACAAATATAACTCATTTGGGCCAAACACAATTATAGTTGGGCTAACAAAATTATTGGACTTCCACTAAGGAGGGAACCCAACAGTATATTTGTAAAGACCCCAAAGATGTTGGGGATACGTATATTTGTAtgaaatatatgtatattttcaatgTATCCCCAACATATTTGTGtcttaaattttagaaaaatgacTTATCCGCGTGTCCGTATCCTGACTTCTTAGCCTCGGATTGCCGAAAAGCTTCCCAAAGCGGCAACATGGCACTTTTTGTTGGGTAGTGGAGAAAAGCTGTGATGATATTCCTATTtattggatcaaaaaaaaagatattccTATTTATGATAAAACCGCATGAGAAGAAATCGGGGGCGATGGTGAAGAGAAAGAAGGCCTTCCGCTCATGGTCTGTTGCGCACCAATATATATACACCTCTTGCAACAATTGGGGGTCGTGTTTGCAACATGATCATTGATAGTGTGAGATGCAAGAATATGACCTCTCAAGAGGTGATTGACAAGCTTCAACTCAAAGCGAAAGAGTATTCCCATCCTTGTCTCATTTCTTTGTTCAAGAAGAGAAATGAAATCATGGTGTCTAAGAGGTGCTCGGTGTCCTTCTCCACCCGGCAAAAGTTCTTTGACGAAGCTTCTATGGTAATAGACCAAGAATCGAGATTACTATCCAGGGAaaatctacaatacacaccatttaaaagggtgtaccatatgcacctattttgcggttcattcataacattttagagtgtttcgtaacttttgttctagaattcataacttttcagcaatatgattcgtaacgttttcattatgattcataacattttggtgtatctcgtaacctttatatgattcgtaactttttagcaatacgattcgtaacattttttttataattcataacattttgagaggtgcatatgatacacacccaaacaATGAATGTGTATTGTAATCTTTCCCATCTATCCATGACGTACGGAAAGAGGAATGTCTAAACCGTGCTTGAGAAGAAGCAACAAATCACTTTGTTACCCATGATTCACGGTGTGCATAGGTCAGGTTGGGGAAATGGTGTATTTTTCAACCAAACTGTACTAGGCAGGTTGAGAATTTTGTAGCCACCACCAAccttcaaaacaaaacaagcgGGTTGGTTGATTTGTTTGCCATGTCAACTCAACAGATTAGACGGGTTGGAAAAAACACTATTTTGCAAAATCATGAAACAAGTAGCTAATTGCAAACATAGGCCAcatattattttagttaatacAAAAACCAGTAGCAAATAATCCATATAAAAACATAGACCACATAAAACCATCATCTTTTATATGGTAGTACCCTATtggctactccctccgttccaaaacgAGGGATCTTTTGGGAAAGCGTGTtattttcaattacttatatttttcaatgtgagtattaaaaaatatacaatatgaatcttgtttgatagattttaattagttctattaaggGAAAAAACCGAAATGATCCCTGTAGTtaaatgtttgtgtcaacttggtccctctagttgtaattggctcaatttatactctgtactttccattttgtttcaacttagtccaattactaactgtcgttagtccgccgttagttttgttaacagcaaaatcaaatggccccttttttggggttaaaacagtaattctctcattcttctcttgccctaatattagGGGTGTGCATGGGTTGGGCGGTCAAGTTTGACCctgatacgcacctaagattgcttgatcgtggtgcttaagtccgttagttagaagtgcttttagctattatttgtcgtttttagtcaatattgctcgtaaggtagtttgttaagtgtttcaggcaaaacgcccttaaaagg
This genomic window contains:
- the LOC131332494 gene encoding allene oxide synthase 1, chloroplastic-like, with translation MKTNQNVYIYTPTCMMHPIHSSLTIQQTKMASTSLNFPSPQLHVPSPRSPPMTSTRRHIVRPISATTTQPPPSPTKPPTKLPVRKIPGDYGLPIIGPIKDRLDYFYNQGKDEFFKSRIQKYQSTVFKTNMPPGPLISSDPNVVALLDGKSFPALFDVSKVEKRDLFTGTYMPSTKLTGGYRILSYLDPSEPMHAKLKQLLFSLLKSRRENIIPEFHTSYTKLFDTVESELASKGKASFGDANDQAAFNFLAKALYGVNPAETKLGSDGPNLITIWVFFQLGPILTVGLPKFIEEIFLHTFSIPPFLIKSGYKRLYEFFHESSGSILDEAEKMGISREEACHNLLFATCFNSFGGMKIFFPSVLKWVGQSGVQLHEKLATEIRSAIRSNGGEVTMAAMEQMPLMKSVVYESLRIDPPVPFQYGKAKRDFTVESHDAVFEVKQGDMLFGYQPFATKDPVIFERPEEFLPGRFLGEEGERLLRHVLWSNGPETESPTLGNKQCAGKDFVVMVSRLLVVEIFRRYDSFEVEVGSSVNLTALKKATF